A single Pseudochaenichthys georgianus chromosome 10, fPseGeo1.2, whole genome shotgun sequence DNA region contains:
- the LOC117454241 gene encoding transmembrane protein 179 — protein sequence MELARRLLLAHCAAHALSVAAGLLVVVPMALNGSAFKGRCALFSTGFWRTEDQAELTGQPGDVSQLVVQQWGHPAACQFATFVGIFTVLYGAAQGWRSLFYLHGRHDDTLFSSFLTVVLSVCVLFLSGGASVILSLGFYSWCDTVTNLNTRPYSCAESQSVPLYLDVDTSSFYTELSLAQASLWGVTALWLAHSILAFLRLYHSHSQHISGPCGPREKELLLRHSLSDSGSPTPPTAATPTIFV from the exons ATGGAGCTGGCCCGGCGGCTGCTGCTGGCTCACTGTGCCGCTCACGCCCTCTCTGTGGCGGCCGGGCTGCTGGTGGTCGTTCCCATGGCTCTGAACGGATCCGCGTTTAAAGGCCGCTGCGCACTCTTCTCCACCGGCTTCTGGAGGACAGAGGACCAGGCAGAGCTGACGGGGCAGCCGGGGGACGTCTCTCAGCTGGTGGTGCAGCAGTGGGGGCATCCGGCTGCCTGCCAGTTCGCCACATTTGTCGGTATTTTCACGGTGCTGTACGGGGCAGCGCAGGGCTGGAGGAGTCTCTTCTATCTGCACGGAAGACATGATGA CACCCTGTTTTCATCCTTCCTGACGGTtgtgctgagtgtgtgtgtgctcttccTGTCCGGAGGGGCCAGTGTCATCTTGTCTCTGGGCTTCTACTCCTGGTGCGACACCGTGACTAATCTCAACACTCGACCATACAG CTGTGCAGAGTCCCAGTCTGTTCCACTTTACCTGGATGTGGACACCTCGTCTTTCTACACAGAGCTCAGTCTGGCACAG GCGTCTCTGTGGGGAGTGACGGCTCTGTGGCTGGCCCACTCCATCCTGGCCTTCCTGCGGCTCTACCACTCCCACAGCCAGCACATCAGCGGGCCCTGTGGCCCCCGAGAGAAGGAGCTGCTGCTGAGACACAGTCTGTCCGACAGCGGCTCCCCCACACCTCCCACCGCCGCCACTCCCACCATCTTTGTCTAA
- the hs6st2 gene encoding heparan-sulfate 6-O-sulfotransferase 2 isoform X1 yields MDERSSSSIRHHRVLIVLLMVLLFGIIMTQYVCPSRSECQMLHHLGSWFKDGAATGSRSGGGNEIQDGLQRDPYIAEDGALVRFIPRFNFTQADLNRGVDFNIKGDDVIVFLHIQKTGGTTFGRHLVRNIQLERPCECHAGQKKCTCLRPGKMETWLFSRFSTGWSCGLHADWTELTSCVPSRMDSREAPETQPSRNYYYITILRDPVSRFLSEWRHVQRGATWRASLHVCDGRSPTLSELPSCYSGDDWSGCSLQEFMDCPYNLANNRQTRMLADLSLVGCYNVSTMSDDERCALLLESAKRNLRGMAFFGLTEYQRKTQYLFERTFNLEFIAPFTQLNGTRASSVDVPPEAQHKILQLNRWDVELYEYARDLFLQRFQVARQQERRQARARRQQERRRLRGRLTTKQGRLLKPTEPPRQPASSSAGAEEPPRGKAGGDNVASEVPLPDWWDQDENGTMEDYMDNVEQWK; encoded by the exons ATGGATGAAAGgtccagcagcagcatcagacacCACCGGGTCCTGATCGTCCTGCTCATGGTGTTGCTCTTTGGCATCATTATGACCCAGTATGTGTGCCCCAGCAGGTCTGAGTGCCAGATGCTGCACCACCTGGGCTCCTGGTTTAAAGACGGGGCTGCAACTGGTTCCAGGAGCGGTGGGGGCAATGAAATCCAGGACGGGCTGCAAAGGGATCCGTACATCGCTGAAGATGGTGCCCTGGTTCGCTTTATCCCCCGATTCAATTTCACCCAGGCCGATTTAAATCGTGGTGTAGACTTCAACATCAAGGGGGATGATGTGATAGTGTTTCTGCACATTCAGAAAACAGGTGGCACCACGTTTGGTCGACACCTGGTGCGTAATATCCAGCTGGAAAGGCCTTGTGAGTGCCACGCAGGTCAGAAGAAGTGTACCTGTTTGCGGCCAGGTAAAATGGAAACCTGGCTGTTCTCCCGGTTCTCCACCGGATGGAGCTGCGGGCTTCACGCGGACTGGACCGAGCTGACCAGCTGCGTCCCGTCCCGCATGGACTCACGAGAGGCTCCCGAGACACAGCCCAG TAGAAACTATTATTATATAACCATCTTAAGAGACCCAGTTTCACGCTTCCTGAGTGAGTGGCGTCACGTGCAGCGGGGGGCTACATGGAGGGCGTCCTTACACGTGTGCGATGGACGTTCACCGACGCTGTCTGAGCTGCCGAGCTGTTACTCAGGGGACGACTGGTCCGGCTGCTCCCTGCAGGAGTTCATGGACTGCCCCTACAACCTAGCCAACAACCGGCAGACCCGCATGCTGGCTGACCTCAGCCTGGTGGGCTGCTACAACGTCTCCACCATGAGCGACGACGAGCGCTGTGCGTTGCTTCTTGAGAGTGCCAAACGTAATCTACGAGGCATGGCCTTCTTTGGGCTGACCGAGTACCAGCGTAAAACCCAGTATCTGTTTGAGCGTACCTTCAATCTAGAGTTCATTGCACCCTTCACGCAGCTTAACGGCACACGCGCCTCCAGCGTTGATGTCCCACCTGAGGCACAACACAAAATCCTCCAGCTGAACCGATGGGATGTAGAGCTGTATGAGTACGCCCGTGACCTTTTCTTGCAGCGCTTCCAGGTGGCGAGGCAGCAGGAGCGCAGGCAGGCCAGGGCGAGGCGGCAGCAGGAGAGGAGGCGGCTCCGTGGAAGACTAACGACAAAGCAAGGGAGGCTGCTGAAGCCCACAGAACCCCCCCGTCAGCCAGCGAGTAGCTCTGCAGGCGCTGAGGAGCCACCGAGGGGGAAGGCTGGCGGGGACAATGTGGCGTCAGAGGTGCCGCTCCCAGACTGGTGGGACCAGGATGAGAATGGCACCATGGAGGATTACATGGACAATGTGGAGCAGTGGAAGTGA
- the hs6st2 gene encoding heparan-sulfate 6-O-sulfotransferase 2 isoform X2 has protein sequence MDERSSSSIRHHRVLIVLLMVLLFGIIMTQYVCPSRSECQMLHHLGSWFKDGAATGSRSGGGNEIQDGLQRDPYIAEDGALVRFIPRFNFTQADLNRGVDFNIKGDDVIVFLHIQKTGGTTFGRHLVRNIQLERPCECHAGQKKCTCLRPGKMETWLFSRFSTGWSCGLHADWTELTSCVPSRMDSREAPETQPRNYYYITILRDPVSRFLSEWRHVQRGATWRASLHVCDGRSPTLSELPSCYSGDDWSGCSLQEFMDCPYNLANNRQTRMLADLSLVGCYNVSTMSDDERCALLLESAKRNLRGMAFFGLTEYQRKTQYLFERTFNLEFIAPFTQLNGTRASSVDVPPEAQHKILQLNRWDVELYEYARDLFLQRFQVARQQERRQARARRQQERRRLRGRLTTKQGRLLKPTEPPRQPASSSAGAEEPPRGKAGGDNVASEVPLPDWWDQDENGTMEDYMDNVEQWK, from the exons ATGGATGAAAGgtccagcagcagcatcagacacCACCGGGTCCTGATCGTCCTGCTCATGGTGTTGCTCTTTGGCATCATTATGACCCAGTATGTGTGCCCCAGCAGGTCTGAGTGCCAGATGCTGCACCACCTGGGCTCCTGGTTTAAAGACGGGGCTGCAACTGGTTCCAGGAGCGGTGGGGGCAATGAAATCCAGGACGGGCTGCAAAGGGATCCGTACATCGCTGAAGATGGTGCCCTGGTTCGCTTTATCCCCCGATTCAATTTCACCCAGGCCGATTTAAATCGTGGTGTAGACTTCAACATCAAGGGGGATGATGTGATAGTGTTTCTGCACATTCAGAAAACAGGTGGCACCACGTTTGGTCGACACCTGGTGCGTAATATCCAGCTGGAAAGGCCTTGTGAGTGCCACGCAGGTCAGAAGAAGTGTACCTGTTTGCGGCCAGGTAAAATGGAAACCTGGCTGTTCTCCCGGTTCTCCACCGGATGGAGCTGCGGGCTTCACGCGGACTGGACCGAGCTGACCAGCTGCGTCCCGTCCCGCATGGACTCACGAGAGGCTCCCGAGACACAGCCCAG AAACTATTATTATATAACCATCTTAAGAGACCCAGTTTCACGCTTCCTGAGTGAGTGGCGTCACGTGCAGCGGGGGGCTACATGGAGGGCGTCCTTACACGTGTGCGATGGACGTTCACCGACGCTGTCTGAGCTGCCGAGCTGTTACTCAGGGGACGACTGGTCCGGCTGCTCCCTGCAGGAGTTCATGGACTGCCCCTACAACCTAGCCAACAACCGGCAGACCCGCATGCTGGCTGACCTCAGCCTGGTGGGCTGCTACAACGTCTCCACCATGAGCGACGACGAGCGCTGTGCGTTGCTTCTTGAGAGTGCCAAACGTAATCTACGAGGCATGGCCTTCTTTGGGCTGACCGAGTACCAGCGTAAAACCCAGTATCTGTTTGAGCGTACCTTCAATCTAGAGTTCATTGCACCCTTCACGCAGCTTAACGGCACACGCGCCTCCAGCGTTGATGTCCCACCTGAGGCACAACACAAAATCCTCCAGCTGAACCGATGGGATGTAGAGCTGTATGAGTACGCCCGTGACCTTTTCTTGCAGCGCTTCCAGGTGGCGAGGCAGCAGGAGCGCAGGCAGGCCAGGGCGAGGCGGCAGCAGGAGAGGAGGCGGCTCCGTGGAAGACTAACGACAAAGCAAGGGAGGCTGCTGAAGCCCACAGAACCCCCCCGTCAGCCAGCGAGTAGCTCTGCAGGCGCTGAGGAGCCACCGAGGGGGAAGGCTGGCGGGGACAATGTGGCGTCAGAGGTGCCGCTCCCAGACTGGTGGGACCAGGATGAGAATGGCACCATGGAGGATTACATGGACAATGTGGAGCAGTGGAAGTGA